In the Opitutia bacterium genome, one interval contains:
- the secG gene encoding preprotein translocase subunit SecG: protein MNLLINIFTVVLILVSLFLVLVVLMQKAKSDGGVAAMGGGAAESAFGAETGNVLSKATINAAILFFVLSFGLYLAHIYQSKHQTAADAKLPTVTAPAAQPAATPAPTTPSEPKK from the coding sequence ATGAACTTGCTCATCAATATTTTCACGGTGGTTCTGATCCTCGTGTCCCTGTTTCTGGTCCTCGTCGTCCTGATGCAGAAAGCCAAGTCGGATGGCGGCGTGGCGGCCATGGGCGGCGGTGCCGCCGAGTCCGCCTTCGGCGCCGAGACCGGCAACGTGTTGAGCAAAGCCACGATCAACGCGGCGATTCTTTTCTTCGTGCTCAGCTTCGGCCTCTACCTGGCGCACATCTACCAGTCGAAGCACCAGACGGCGGCGGACGCCAAGCTCCCGACGGTGACGGCCCCGGCCGCCCAGCCGGCCGCGACGCCCGCGCCGACGACGCCCAGTGAGCCCAAGAAGTAA